The Candidatus Bathyarchaeota archaeon sequence CTAATAAGCTGATCCACGTAGTAGGTAGAGGTGAAGCCTGGTTGGTGGATGGTTCTCCTAAGATAGTTTTGATCGGTGCGGGTAGCCACGTTTTCGGTATGAGACTTGTCATAGACGTTCTCTCCTATCCGGAGCTTAGAGATTGCGTCATAAGCCTTATGGATATAGACCCTAAGCGTCTCAGGTTTATGGAGAAGCTTGCCAAGAAGATAGTGAGCCAGTATGGCTTCGACACGAGGGTCGAGGCTACTACAGACCGGCGGGAGGCTTTAAACGATGCCGACTACGTCGTAGTCTCCATCCGCGCCGGCGGTATAGAGGCGACTAGACTTGACCTGGAGATACCGGCTAAGTATGGTGTTAACCAGTCGGTGGGAGATACCGTCGGCCCGGGAGGCGTATTCTATGGTCTACGTAACGGGTTTGCCCTACTCGAGATAGCCCATGACATGGAGGAGGTCTGCCCGAAGGCGTGGCTTCTGAACTATACGAACCCGATGGCTATACTCTCATGGGTTGTGAACGACTATACAGACGTTAAATACGTAGGGCTATGCCACAGCATACCTAACACGGCCGCCACACTCGCCAGATACATAGGCGCGCCCTTCGACGAGGTCTCCTACCTTGCGGCTGGGATAAACCATATGGCATGGTTCCTAGAGTTCAAGTGGCGTGGTAGAGACGCTTATCCGCTTCTCAGGGAGAGATTAAGCGACCCCGTTCTATATACGCGGCCTGAGGAACACCCGGCTGGAGGCGACCTGGTCAGGGTCGAGGTGTTTAAGGCCTTAGGCTACTACGTCAGCGAATCCAGCAGACACCTATCTGAGTATCTACCCTACTTCAGGAAGAGAAAGGATTTGATAGCGAAGTATAGGGTGCCTACGTCGGCTCAGCGTCTAGAGGGGTTGGAGAGGGCTCACGCTAGACGAGATGAGTATCTTAGGAAGCTCTTGGAGGGCGAGATCCCTATCCGGCTCGAGAGGAGTAACGAGTTCTGCGCCCAGATAATCCACTCGATGGAGACGGGAGAGCCTACGCTGATATATGGAAACGTGAAGAATACGGGCTTGATCACAAACCTACCCTACGGCTGCATCGTCGAAGTCCCATGTAGGGTCGACGACATGGGGATACACCCGTACTACATAGGAGACCTACCTCCCCAATGCGCGGCTTTGAATAGGATGAACATCAACGTACAGGAACTGGCCGTCAAAGCCATAGCCGAGAGAAGCCGGGAGAGAGTATTCCAAGCCGTAATGGTCGACCCGTTGACAAGCGCCATCCTCACGATAGAGGAGATAAGACGCATGGTCGACGAGATGTTCGAAGCCGAGAAAGAGTACCTACCAGAGTTCGAGTAAATGCTTCATATGCTTATATTTTTGCTTCTTCGGCTCCGTTAATGAGAATTATTTCAGATGACTGTTAAAATACCTGGTTTTATGTTTAAAACCTGGAGAATTGGGTTGAGCCTGGTTTTTAAGTGTAAGATGGGTAAAAAGGGAGTGCTCTATCTGCCTAAAGGAGTGCTTAAGATGCTTAGGTTAAGAGAGAGCGTTAAGGTGGAGCTGACTGTTGAAGAGGGTAGGCTTGTGGTTAGGCCTATATATGACCCGTTAGACCTTGCGTTAAACGGTCCTAAGTTCGCCGAGACGACTATGGAGGAGTTCGAGAGGGAGTCTGAGGAGATGCAAAGTGAGCTCTTCGAAGACTAGAATCCTTCTGGATACGACCTATATTCTTCCGGTGCTGGGAGTTTAGGGTTAAAGGTATCGAGGACGTGATAGCTAAGCTGAGGACGCTCTACCTAAAGGGTGAAGTAGAGCTTTACTACTCTCCGTACAGCCTGTTCGAGGCGTTGGGTAGGATATCGGAAACCTCAGTCGAAGAAGGATTACTGTCGATAAGAGAACCCGGCACATTCATCGAGGGGTATTTAAGGGCCCTCAGGCTCAAGTCTGAAGGATTCGGAGACCTCATCGATCTGATACTTTACTCTACGGCGCTAACGAAAGGGTTGAGATTCCTAACGAGAGACAAGAAGCTGATAAAGTTCATAGAGGATTCCGGCGAGGACGTATTTCTAAGCGAAGAAGAACTACCTTAGACGCATCCCATCCGTTATGCTGTTATGTCGTATCGGCTCATGTCTAATGCATCTTTCACAGGTCTTCCTGCGAAGAAGTCTTCGAGGGACTTTACGACGATTTTACCTATCATGTGGTATCCATAGTATCCAGCCCCGGCCACATGAGGCGTGACGTAGACGTTTTTAAGCTTTCTGAACGGGCTATCGGGTGGTAGGGGTTCAGGCTCTGTTACGTCCAGGACAGCGATTATCCTTCCCTTTCTACATTCTTCCAAAAGGGCGTCGTGGTCTATTACTCCTCCTCTAGCCGTGTTTATGAGCACAGCCCCATCCCTCATACGTCTGAGCTGGTCGCGGCCTATCATGTGATAGGTCTCGCTCGTTAAAGGCGCATGTACGCTTATGATGTCAGATTTCTCGAAAAGCTCGTTCAACCCGGCTTTCCTAACACCTAGCCTACCCGCCTCCCAGTCGGAGAGATACGGGTCGTAGACGAGTATCGTCTTGACGTCAAACGGTTTGAGAAGCCTTATAACTTCTCTACCGACCATTCCCACGCCCACGATCCCGACGACAGACCCCCTGAGAAACTGGCCGTTGGTCGGTATTCCGCTAGCCCTCCATACACCCTTCTCCCTATAGGCTTGGATATGGTCGACCCAGCGTCTCGACGCCATGATCATCATACCGACAGCCGACTCGGCCACGTTGTATGCTATAGCCCTCCTACAGCTCACGACGCATATGCCGCGGGGTATAACATACTTCTCGACGACGGATTTGGCTAATATAGGTCTAACGGAACCGGCGGAGTGGACGATTATCTTGAGCCCGTCAGCTCTCTCGAAAACCTCGTCCGTCAGCCTTGGGCTCCCCCAGCCTGTCACAAGCCCCTCCATACCTGCTATAAGCTCTGCAACCTCACTCGAGGTTAAATCCCGGTCCTTAACGTTAACGGTTACGTCGAAAAGCCTGAGAAACATCTTAAAGTCTTCTTTGGTGAAGACTCTTTCCGTATGGGCTTTAGTCGGGATATAAAGGATCTTGTGCTTATCCATACCGACCCTATTAGAAGAGCGGAAACGACTTAAGAGTTTCTATATCCCTAAGGATTATGGTTTTCTCGTGTTCCACCCGTATTTTAAGGCGGTCTCGTATAGGGCTAGTATGTTCTCGACAGGTACGTCGGGCTGCATCGCGTGGGTCGGTCCTAGGATCAGCCCCGAAGGGCCGAGGTCGGCTATCCTCTGCTTAACCTCCCTGGCCACGTCTTCCGGTGTTCCGAACGGTAGGGTGCTTTGGACACCTATGGTGCCGTCGAAGCACAGCTTATCCCCGTAGAGCCGTTTAAGCTTGACGGGGTCCATGCACTCAGGCTGGACGGGGTTCAGTATATCCACGCCTATCTCGACGAGGTCTGGGATTATAGGCTCTATCCACCCGTCGCTGTGGAAGTGGAAGAACACCCCGTATCTATGGCATAGATCTATCAGCTCCTTGTACCTAGGCTTAAGGAAACGCCTCCACATAGCCGGAGACATCATCATACCCTTCTGCATACCTACGTCGTCTCCGTCGTAGACTATATCCACGCCGGCCTCGCATAGAAGCTTAGCTTGCTGCATACGGATCCTATGAAGCCCATCCAACACCTTCTCCACGTAGCCTGGTTTAACAAACATCATCCTTATGATCTCGTTAAACCCCATGAGCTGCCAAGCCATCTCCCATAGATGCTCGACGCCACCGCGTAGGCAGTAGTCTTCGTAAGCTCTACGGGTCTTCACCACCCTGTCGAACGCTTCGACGTCAACCTCAGGCCACCGGTACTCCTCCAGGGGGATGTGCTGTAGGGGATGTTTATGGTATGTGTAGGTGTACGTCCGGTTTGGAGACCATATGCTTTCGATACCCCATATATCCCGCCGAACCTCGAAACCCCTATACTCGCCGACCGTGTAGGCCGGCCCGTAAGGCCCCTCCTTCACCTCGACGCCTTTAGGGAGATATCCTCCCTTAAGCCCAATCCCGGTGCCGATCATGTCCACGCCTAAGCGTATGCAGACTTCGAGATAGCTTGAAGCCCCTAAGGCTTTTCTAAGTCTTTCATACGGCTCAGGCCTGATGTTTAGGCTTAGAGGCACCCTGTCCGGCTCCTCCAGAAGAATGCTTCGGATACAGCGTTCTCTAGAAGTTAACATGTACACCCGTCCCTTAAGCTCATACGTAACTTGGTGATTTAACGTTTAGCATCAAGCCAAATAGACGATGTTCTAAGCTTTATCTAGGATCAGGGGTCGTACTCAGAGATCGGCTGATAACGTGTTCATCTATAAGGGTGTTAAGACGAGGGAGATATCCTTCCCCCTAGGCGGTATCGGAACCGGATGTATAGGTCTCGCGGGCAACGGAAGGCTGATCGACTGGGAGATATTCAATAGACCCAATAAGGGAGGTACGAACGGGTTTTCCCACTTCGCCATTAAGGCCGAGGTTGGGGGTAGGGTGGTCGATGCGAGGGTTTTAAACGGAGACCTGATGCCACCTTATACGGGAGAGTTCTGTAGGCCTGCATACCAGTCGTTCGGCTTTGGACCTCCACGAGAATACTTAGCCGGTTTACCCCACTTCAAGGAGGCTGTGTTCGAAGGTAGATATCCCATCGCGAAGGTCACGTTCAAGGATGATGGATTTCCAGGAGAAGTAGAGATGATAGCGTTCAACCCCTTCATCCCTCTTAACGATAGAGACTCTAGTATACCGGCCGCGTTCTTCGAAATCAGAGTCCGGAATCCTACCAACGAGGTGGTCACCTACACGGTTTGTTTATCCGTTCGAAATCCGCTACCGGCAGGTTCTACGGTTAACACATATGGCGAGGGGGGTGGAGCCCGCTTCATAAAGCTAAGCTCAGACCGGTTGGAAAAAGACGACATACGGTTCGGCGATTTAACCATAGCTACGGACGCTGAGAATGTGAGCTACCAAGAATACTGGTACCGTGGAAGATGGTTCGACGACCTAATAGTCTACTGGAGGGATTTCACGTCTCCGGGTAAGCTTAGGAACAGACGGTATTCTAGGCCTGCCCCAGGAGTTCAAGACCATTGTTCGTTGGCGGCCCACGTCAAAGTGAAGCCGAGGGAAGAGAAGAGGGTTCGATTCATCATAAGCTGGAGCTTTCCAAACTGTTACAACTATTGGAACCCGGAAAGGGAGGGAGAGCCGAGAATCTGGAGAAACTACTATGCCACCATGTTTAAAGATTCGGTGGAAACCGCCGTCTATGGGTTGGAGAACTGGGATAGGCTATATGGGGAAACCGTGAAGTTCACAGAAGCTCTATTTTCATCGACTCTACCGCCGTTTGTCCTAGACGCCGTATCGGCTAACCTTTCGACCTTGAAATCCCCGACCGTTCTAAGGCTTGAAGACGGGTCGCTATACGGGTTTGAGGGATGCCATCCCCGTTCAGGATGCTGCGAAGGAAGCTGTATGCACGTATGGAACTACGCCGTAGCCCTACCCTTCCTTTTCCCAGAACTTGAACGTTCGATGCTAGACCTGTATTTCAAGTATTGCCAACGTGAAGACGGGAGACTCAGCTTCCGTCTACAGCTACCGCTGGGCAGAGGTCTCTGGGGATTTCCACACGCCGCTGTAGATGGACAATTCGGATGCGTGATCAGGGCCTACAGGTACTGGAAAATCTCAGGCGACGATTCGTGGCTCAGGTCTAACTGGGAAGCCGTTAAGAAGACGATCGAATACGCTTGGGCCGAGACCAACGAGGACATGTGGGATATGGATAGGGACGGCGTCATCGAAGGGAGACAGCATCACACGCTAGACATGGAGCTCTTCGGCCCAAACTCCTGGTTGACAGGCTTCTACCTAGCGGCTCTTAAAGCCGGTGCCGAGATCGCCGGGTATCTAGGCGACCGGGATAAGGCTGAGGAGTACAGGAGGCTGTTCGAGAAAGGTAGAAAGTGGGTCGATGAAAACCTCTTCAACGGGGAGTACTACTACCAGCTCATCGACTTAGAGGATAAGTCCATCCTCGAACGGTTTAAACCGAGAGACCCGGACATCCTAGCCACCTATTGGAGCGAGGAGCACGGGGAGATCAAATATCAGATAGCTGAAGGCTGCGAGATAGACCAAGTCGTAGCACAGTGGCACGCCAACATAAGCGGTCTCGGCGAGGTCTTCGACAAAAGGAAGGTGAGGAAAGCCCTAAGCTCGATCTATAGGTATAACTTCAAGAAAAGCCTGAGGGGTTTCTGCAACCCGTGCCGTGTTTTCAGCCTCAACGACGAGGCCGGCGTAGTGATCTGCGAGTGGCCTGAGGGAAAGCGTAGACCGGTCATACCCGTCCCCTATGCCGAGGAGACGATGAACGGGTTCGAGTACGCGGTCGCCAGCCACATGATCCAAGAGGGACTTGTCGAAGAGGGGCTCGAGATCGTTAAGGCAATCCGTGCAAGATACGACGGTGAAAAACGTAACCCCTGGAACGAGTTCGAATGCGGAAGCAACTATGCCCGGTCGATGGCCTCCTACGCTTTGCTACTAGCGTTAAGCGGCTTCGAGTTTGATTCGGTAGCTGGCTGTATAGGTTTTAACCCACGTCTAACCGAGGATGGATGGTTTAGATGCTTCTGGATCCTTGGGTCGGGATGGGGAACCTTCGAGATGGCGTCGGGTAAAGTCGCGGTAAAGGTCAAGTATGGAGAGCTGAGGGTCAGAAAGATAAAACTCCCGTTCTTGAAAAACCAGAGAGTCCAAGCGGTCCTCATAAACGGTAAACCCGTAAAATTCGAAAAACACGGTGAAGAGATCGTGCTGAATGAAGAAGCTACGGTCGAAGAGGGAAAGAGCTTGATCATTCGTTTAACCTAAAAGAGGATTCGCCAAAAAAGATTGTTGCCAGGGAGGTTCACATCTGTTATAGAAAATATGCATCGCTAACTCGGGCGGAAGAACTCTGGGTGTTTATTGTTGGCGTGGTCGAAAGTGAGCTGTACGTAGGGGCCTCCTTCGGCTCTGGTTACGAAGATATCCCATAGCGCCCTTTTCCCGGGAACTTTTACGGTCACGTCGGGGTTCATAGAGTAGGCTATGTATTTACCGTCGGGAGACCAGTCGCCGAAGTATACGGAGCCGGAGGGGGGAGGAGCTTGAGCCACGACCCTGATGGGTAATTTTTCCGTGCAGAGCGGGTTGAAGGGTGCAACGCATATTTGAACGTCGTTCGGGTTCCAGCAGATAAGCTTGCCGTCCCACGAGAGGTCCGGCCTACAACCGTTTATACCACATTTCCCGAGAGAATAAATCTTCCCGGCTCGTAGGTGTAAGGCTATGATCGCGTGTTCGAACTCGGCATACTCGTGAACCGTAGCCACTATCCAATCGCCTGTGGGAGACCAGCATGGAACATAGGCATGGTATAGCCTACCACCGGTCAGCTCCTCGACCTCCTTGGTGTATATGTCATATGTGAAAAGGCCGAAGTTCTGGTAATCCTCCGTCTTCTCCCGGCTGAGACGTTTCACGAA is a genomic window containing:
- the melA gene encoding alpha-galactosidase; translation: MRLVIDVLSYPELRDCVISLMDIDPKRLRFMEKLAKKIVSQYGFDTRVEATTDRREALNDADYVVVSIRAGGIEATRLDLEIPAKYGVNQSVGDTVGPGGVFYGLRNGFALLEIAHDMEEVCPKAWLLNYTNPMAILSWVVNDYTDVKYVGLCHSIPNTAATLARYIGAPFDEVSYLAAGINHMAWFLEFKWRGRDAYPLLRERLSDPVLYTRPEEHPAGGDLVRVEVFKALGYYVSESSRHLSEYLPYFRKRKDLIAKYRVPTSAQRLEGLERAHARRDEYLRKLLEGEIPIRLERSNEFCAQIIHSMETGEPTLIYGNVKNTGLITNLPYGCIVEVPCRVDDMGIHPYYIGDLPPQCAALNRMNINVQELAVKAIAERSRERVFQAVMVDPLTSAILTIEEIRRMVDEMFEAEKEYLPEFE
- a CDS encoding AbrB/MazE/SpoVT family DNA-binding domain-containing protein gives rise to the protein MSLVFKCKMGKKGVLYLPKGVLKMLRLRESVKVELTVEEGRLVVRPIYDPLDLALNGPKFAETTMEEFERESEEMQSELFED
- a CDS encoding hydroxyacid dehydrogenase, whose product is MDKHKILYIPTKAHTERVFTKEDFKMFLRLFDVTVNVKDRDLTSSEVAELIAGMEGLVTGWGSPRLTDEVFERADGLKIIVHSAGSVRPILAKSVVEKYVIPRGICVVSCRRAIAYNVAESAVGMMIMASRRWVDHIQAYREKGVWRASGIPTNGQFLRGSVVGIVGVGMVGREVIRLLKPFDVKTILVYDPYLSDWEAGRLGVRKAGLNELFEKSDIISVHAPLTSETYHMIGRDQLRRMRDGAVLINTARGGVIDHDALLEECRKGRIIAVLDVTEPEPLPPDSPFRKLKNVYVTPHVAGAGYYGYHMIGKIVVKSLEDFFAGRPVKDALDMSRYDITA
- a CDS encoding PD40 domain-containing protein codes for the protein MSRVKWVAVLEVDNQVHPTVEPTVAGFSPDEESPAQSELRRELKRSGLKICYQSRREGNSELYVMDADGSNVVNITRTPTVDEVYPHVSSDGRRVCFTVVRMEKLPDGRSVPCFDVYWMNIDGSSRTLVARDATDPCWDPEGRRILFVKRLSREKTEDYQNFGLFTYDIYTKEVEELTGGRLYHAYVPCWSPTGDWIVATVHEYAEFEHAIIALHLRAGKIYSLGKCGINGCRPDLSWDGKLICWNPNDVQICVAPFNPLCTEKLPIRVVAQAPPPSGSVYFGDWSPDGKYIAYSMNPDVTVKVPGKRALWDIFVTRAEGGPYVQLTFDHANNKHPEFFRPS